One Xylanivirga thermophila genomic region harbors:
- a CDS encoding right-handed parallel beta-helix repeat-containing protein, translating into MNEAKDVATLTFFDKFADKGIYTVEVSNVKDVDGNVMKTATEAFIYLAADVAKVEFTQTTVAPGTDLKTVVKVTDKLGRDVSGEVLVEFESSNTDVVGNDGKVGNKANADGKSAIVVSKVKVGDSYVKSAPTTIKVKDALEATFVGFNIYTGTNTVKTTEAFEKLEADEKADFVYVDDYDNNGAATKKLVLYYKDQYGKSLPAAENNLTVTNVTPAIVIVEADGTIKPISAGEGYVKVKANDKLEHTIKIVVRAKSEIATMELDKTDVSVVAGQEATVKVDFKDQFGTKVDKAPTVKSAASTIATATPAENSVVIHGVKEGTTTVAVSYKVNDDLTLKETINVTVVKAGELATYEAVVDATKLDVSNDNDDKDKLPKGTDVVVNEIDVNGNKIGAVKNTNITLTEVDKDGKEIKEEDKKLLTITDNKKVTAKAAGTAYVEVKVGSLVIDTLEFEVVKTAPFAKTAEVENLTLSEKISGVKDTELDKVIKANVVLKDQYGNVMKGTDNKNIQPDTIKYTLTNADGVSVKDDKIEGIKKDKALVDVVLTEVKTTATSDKNLLAAPVVIKLMVNATEVETEQELKDAIVEGNFIVLTEDIGLTKTLDVNKAVIIDGADNTLTGTVIISADDVTLKNLTVDKAMGTPGNWESNNAFAIQAYKVTGIVLENVTMTNANAGLLVNGSKVEVVNGKSVNNPFGGIEVSKGQGVEPEPKLTVNGFTHDTIKTPAIWIDEPNAAGDVNWVVGSGLEAQYLVKAKGDGTTTKYENFAAAETAKDVEEGSGTLQIWFGGQPDSEAEEAEVETPEA; encoded by the coding sequence TTGAATGAAGCTAAAGATGTTGCTACATTAACATTCTTTGATAAATTTGCTGACAAAGGTATTTATACTGTAGAAGTATCAAACGTAAAAGATGTTGATGGCAATGTAATGAAAACAGCTACAGAAGCTTTCATATACTTAGCAGCAGATGTTGCTAAAGTAGAATTTACACAAACAACAGTTGCTCCAGGAACAGATTTAAAAACTGTTGTTAAAGTAACTGACAAGTTAGGTAGAGATGTTTCAGGCGAAGTTCTCGTGGAATTTGAATCATCAAATACTGATGTAGTAGGAAACGACGGAAAAGTTGGTAATAAAGCAAATGCTGATGGAAAATCAGCTATTGTAGTATCTAAAGTTAAAGTTGGAGATAGTTACGTAAAATCAGCTCCTACAACTATTAAGGTTAAGGATGCTTTAGAAGCTACATTTGTAGGATTTAACATTTATACAGGAACAAACACAGTTAAAACAACAGAAGCATTTGAAAAGTTAGAAGCTGACGAGAAAGCAGATTTTGTTTATGTAGATGATTATGATAATAATGGAGCTGCAACTAAAAAATTAGTTCTTTACTATAAAGACCAATATGGTAAGAGCCTGCCTGCAGCAGAGAATAACTTAACCGTTACTAACGTAACCCCAGCTATTGTTATAGTTGAAGCTGATGGGACTATAAAACCAATCTCAGCAGGAGAAGGATATGTTAAAGTAAAAGCAAATGACAAATTAGAACATACTATCAAAATAGTAGTAAGAGCAAAATCAGAAATTGCTACTATGGAATTAGATAAGACTGACGTATCCGTAGTTGCAGGACAGGAAGCAACAGTTAAAGTAGATTTCAAAGACCAGTTCGGAACAAAAGTTGACAAGGCTCCAACTGTTAAATCAGCTGCAAGTACAATCGCAACTGCAACACCTGCAGAAAATTCCGTAGTAATCCATGGAGTTAAAGAAGGAACAACAACTGTAGCCGTAAGCTACAAAGTAAATGACGACCTTACACTAAAAGAAACAATCAACGTAACAGTAGTAAAAGCTGGTGAACTAGCAACATACGAAGCAGTAGTTGACGCTACTAAGTTAGATGTTAGTAACGATAATGACGATAAAGATAAATTACCAAAGGGTACAGATGTAGTAGTTAACGAAATTGATGTTAATGGAAATAAAATTGGTGCAGTTAAAAACACTAATATCACATTGACTGAAGTAGATAAAGATGGTAAAGAAATTAAAGAAGAAGATAAAAAATTATTAACTATTACAGACAATAAAAAAGTTACAGCAAAAGCAGCTGGAACAGCATATGTTGAAGTAAAAGTTGGTTCATTAGTAATCGACACATTAGAATTTGAAGTAGTTAAAACTGCTCCATTTGCTAAAACAGCAGAAGTAGAAAACTTAACATTATCCGAGAAAATCAGTGGAGTTAAAGATACTGAACTTGATAAAGTTATCAAAGCTAATGTAGTTCTTAAAGACCAATACGGTAATGTGATGAAAGGTACTGATAATAAAAACATACAACCTGATACTATAAAATACACATTAACAAACGCTGATGGAGTTTCAGTTAAAGATGATAAAATTGAAGGAATTAAGAAAGATAAAGCATTAGTTGATGTAGTATTAACTGAAGTAAAAACAACTGCTACAAGTGATAAAAACTTATTAGCAGCACCAGTAGTAATTAAACTAATGGTAAATGCTACTGAAGTTGAAACAGAACAAGAACTTAAAGACGCTATTGTTGAAGGAAACTTCATTGTATTAACAGAAGATATAGGATTAACTAAAACGTTAGACGTTAATAAAGCAGTAATAATTGATGGTGCAGATAATACTTTAACTGGTACTGTAATTATTTCTGCTGATGATGTAACACTTAAAAACTTAACTGTTGACAAAGCAATGGGAACCCCAGGAAATTGGGAAAGCAATAATGCATTTGCAATTCAAGCTTATAAGGTAACAGGAATAGTACTTGAAAATGTAACTATGACTAATGCTAATGCTGGACTATTAGTTAACGGTTCAAAAGTTGAAGTCGTTAATGGAAAATCAGTTAATAACCCATTTGGTGGAATCGAAGTATCTAAAGGCCAAGGTGTAGAACCAGAACCAAAATTAACTGTAAACGGATTTACTCATGATACTATAAAGACACCAGCTATTTGGATTGATGAACCAAATGCAGCTGGAGACGTAAATTGGGTTGTAGGATCAGGGTTAGAAGCACAATATTTAGTAAAAGCAAAAGGTGATGGTACTACTACTAAATATGAAAATTTTGCTGCAGCTGAAACTGCAAAAGATGTAGAAGAAGGTAGCGGTACTCTACAAATTTGGTTTGGCGGACAACCAGATAGCGAAGCAGAAGAAGCAGAAGTAGAAACACCAGAAGCTTAA
- a CDS encoding tyrosine-type recombinase/integrase yields the protein MRQVETENLLLNQAIPVFEEWLSMRGMSGETMRGYLVDINQFNRWMTSKSNSPVFVDEITARHVEEFVSYLTNERGCKPRTVNRKINALSTFFQCMKKKKILSENPLEDFERVKVPDSERIYLSREEVEAIIQAIDHPVLHYFAMTMAYTGLRVSECINLTLHDVNLEGGYIQVINGKGGKNRTVPMSDRLKSKLQEYLKFHRPKTDSLFFFALKKTGTVSDQYVNRVLKEACKKAGITKHVTSHILRHSFASYLVKKDTHVAVIQRLLGHASVKTTSVYLHVHPNDLKEAVNQIDF from the coding sequence ATGAGACAAGTAGAAACGGAAAACCTGTTGCTGAACCAAGCCATTCCTGTATTTGAAGAATGGCTTTCGATGCGGGGGATGAGTGGGGAAACGATGAGAGGTTACCTCGTCGACATCAACCAATTCAACCGCTGGATGACGTCAAAGTCCAACAGTCCCGTGTTTGTGGATGAAATCACCGCGCGGCACGTGGAGGAGTTTGTCAGCTACCTGACCAATGAACGAGGCTGCAAGCCGAGAACGGTGAACCGCAAAATCAATGCTCTATCAACCTTTTTCCAATGCATGAAGAAAAAGAAGATACTGTCCGAAAATCCTCTTGAAGACTTCGAGCGTGTCAAAGTGCCGGATTCGGAGCGCATCTACCTCAGCCGGGAAGAGGTGGAAGCCATCATTCAGGCGATTGACCATCCGGTTCTGCACTATTTTGCGATGACGATGGCGTACACGGGACTTCGAGTGAGTGAATGCATCAACCTCACGCTGCATGACGTCAACCTAGAGGGCGGATATATCCAAGTCATCAACGGAAAGGGCGGGAAGAACCGGACCGTGCCGATGAGCGATAGGCTGAAATCGAAATTGCAGGAATACTTGAAGTTCCATCGACCAAAGACCGATTCTCTCTTCTTTTTCGCTCTCAAAAAGACAGGAACGGTCAGCGACCAATACGTCAACCGAGTCCTGAAAGAGGCGTGCAAGAAGGCAGGAATCACGAAACACGTCACCAGCCACATTCTCCGCCACTCCTTCGCCAGCTATCTGGTCAAGAAGGACACGCACGTGGCGGTCATTCAGCGCCTGCTGGGACATGCCAGCGTCAAAACCACGTCTGTCTATTTGCATGTTCATCCAAATGACCTCAAAGAAGCCGTCAACCAAATTGATTTCTAA
- a CDS encoding ImmA/IrrE family metallo-endopeptidase: protein MINFSFNSKANGVPILSKDDIEYIAGMILEDYKPSLLSEPAALDVEHLSECYAGLEVDYKDLTHNRSILGMIVFNDGYVPVYDAERNKAERLAVEEGTILIDSSLLEDDQRRRGRFTHCHEVAHWFLHRNKYLVDKNQLNLFDLMPEDRITAIKCRTTDIESTGRKQLVTDDDWMEWQADYLASALLMPEKPLQEAIARYSRYLGIDKLYDKNGKVDIYTGFWSDGVASLIADSFDVSLTAAKIRLKNIAPKNNKEQFSII from the coding sequence ATGATAAACTTTAGCTTCAATTCAAAAGCAAACGGAGTACCAATCTTATCAAAAGATGATATTGAATATATTGCTGGAATGATTTTAGAGGATTATAAGCCAAGCTTGCTATCAGAACCTGCAGCTTTGGATGTTGAACACCTATCAGAGTGCTATGCAGGCCTAGAAGTGGACTATAAAGACTTAACTCATAATAGGTCTATACTTGGGATGATTGTCTTTAATGATGGATATGTACCAGTGTATGATGCAGAAAGAAATAAGGCTGAAAGACTAGCCGTAGAAGAAGGAACTATCCTTATAGACAGTAGTCTGCTTGAAGATGATCAAAGAAGAAGAGGAAGGTTTACCCATTGCCATGAAGTTGCACACTGGTTCTTACACAGGAATAAATATTTGGTAGATAAGAACCAGTTGAATTTATTTGACTTAATGCCTGAGGACAGAATAACTGCAATTAAATGCCGCACCACAGATATTGAATCCACAGGTAGAAAACAATTAGTAACTGACGATGATTGGATGGAATGGCAAGCAGATTACCTTGCATCAGCTCTATTAATGCCTGAGAAGCCACTACAAGAAGCAATTGCTAGGTATTCAAGGTATCTGGGAATAGATAAGCTATATGATAAAAATGGTAAGGTAGATATCTATACAGGGTTTTGGTCAGATGGGGTAGCTAGTTTGATAGCAGATTCTTTTGACGTTTCTTTAACAGCAGCGAAGATAAGACTAAAAAATATAGCCCCAAAAAATAACAAAGAACAGTTCTCTATAATATAA